DNA sequence from the Acidobacteriota bacterium genome:
CTCCGTGTACTCCTGTTTCTCAGTGTCTTTCCACCTCGCCGCAAGTTCGATCATGTGGGCGAGAGCCTTGGAAAGGCCCTCGACTTCTTCCAGATCCAGAAAACTGGTGTCGGGTCTTGAGAGTCGGCCCGCCTCCACGACTTCGATTCGGAGCCCTCGAGTCCGCCGTTCCTCGCGGCCAGGCTCAGTCGCGACAGTGGCGTCGAAGGTCATCCTTCCCACCCCCTCGCCAACAACGAACCAGCCGAGTTGGTAGAAATCCGCGACAACCAGTCTGCCCTTCGTTGCCAGGACGGCCTCCAGCCTCGTCTTCGGCAAGACGTCAGGAGCATTCAACTGCGTTGTGGCCTCTTGCCCATTGGTCCCGATCGTTGCGCTGGCCAACAGCACCGTAATCACGAGCGACCTTCTCATCACTGAATCCTCCCGGCGTTCTATCGTTACCCCGACCAGCAGGCGCATCGCCTTCGAGGGGACGGCGCGACTTGGGTGAACAGGTTGAGCGCAGACGGACTTGCCAGGGATACCTAACATCGTGCCCGTCGGAGTTGGCCGACTGTCGGTCCAGATCGGCGGAGGGCTGCGTTGAAACGGGCGCTCGTTACGGAACCGTCGGGTCTCTCGCCAGCATGTCGATGATGACGGTCTTCAGTTGGGCGAAGGGCGTGTCCTTGAGGATGTAGCCAGCCGCGCCGGCCGAGATGCAGCGCATCACGGTGTCGCTGTCGGCCTTGGCCGTCAGGACGACGATGCGAGCGTCCTGGAACTCCCGCCGCACTTCCCGCAACGCTTCCTCGCCCGACTTGTTCGGCATTTTCAAATCGAGGAGCATGAGGTCTGGGCGCTCCTTCCGGAATAGCCCCACGGCTTCGTATCCATCCCGGCCCTCTCCGACGACCTCGCAGTTGACCGACTCCACGAGGGCCTTCCACAGCGGGCGTATGTTATCGTCGTCGTCGACGACCACCACGCGGTTTTTTCGAGCTTCCACGGCCCATTCCCCTATCGGTAACGTGTCGGTGACGGTGGCTCCTGGTCGGGACCGCCCACTTCCTTATCGGTTGGTCTCCGGGGGGACACCAGACCTACCGGCGCAACTTCCTTGGTCGACGTCCGGGCGCTTGAGTTTCCACAGTCTCGAGCTGCCGGCCGACCAGGCCGCACGGGGTTGAGCGCCTTCTTCGCGCGGTTCCGAATCGCCGGCAGGTCGTGGCATGCGGCTGAGTCTACGCCAACTTGCCGCGATTCTAACCAACAACGCGCACGCCCGCACCTTGATCCCGATCGGGAGAAGTCTCCATCCTGCAGGATGTGACCGCCTTCACCGAGGTGACGGCGGTCCGCCGACGCGGCACGCGAAGGCGGAAGGCGGTTGCTACGGTTTCTTCCGAAGCACGACGACCGACTCGATGTGCGGCGTATGCGGGAGCATGTCGACGGGCTGGACGAGCGAGATGCCGTAGTTCCCACTCA
Encoded proteins:
- a CDS encoding response regulator transcription factor yields the protein MVVDDDDNIRPLWKALVESVNCEVVGEGRDGYEAVGLFRKERPDLMLLDLKMPNKSGEEALREVRREFQDARIVVLTAKADSDTVMRCISAGAAGYILKDTPFAQLKTVIIDMLARDPTVP